The following proteins are co-located in the Paludibaculum fermentans genome:
- a CDS encoding YqaA family protein: MSGFLEFLKALGPMGAFLVALIDGIGLPNPGGPDYLVIFLAWTRPDSAYSSGLLAVLGALIGSLALFWAARKGGERYLDEKASGRRAMKFRRWFAHYGLVTVFIPALVPVVPLPMKVFVLCAGALGVRPWVFLLVMAAGKFPRYLGLAYLGKELGEHSTRWLKDHRWHFALATLALFAFLFVLVKISDVLRARRAVTQVQ; encoded by the coding sequence ATGAGTGGATTTCTTGAGTTCCTAAAGGCCCTGGGCCCGATGGGTGCGTTTCTGGTCGCGCTGATAGACGGCATTGGCCTGCCGAATCCCGGCGGCCCCGACTATCTGGTGATCTTCCTGGCCTGGACCCGGCCCGACTCGGCCTACAGCAGCGGCCTGCTGGCCGTCCTGGGCGCCTTGATCGGCAGCCTCGCCCTCTTCTGGGCCGCCCGCAAAGGTGGCGAACGCTACCTCGACGAGAAGGCCAGCGGCCGCCGCGCCATGAAGTTCCGACGCTGGTTCGCCCACTACGGCCTGGTGACCGTCTTCATCCCGGCCCTGGTCCCCGTGGTCCCGCTGCCCATGAAGGTCTTTGTCCTGTGCGCCGGAGCCCTCGGAGTCCGCCCCTGGGTCTTCCTGCTCGTCATGGCCGCCGGCAAGTTCCCGCGCTATCTCGGCCTGGCTTACCTTGGCAAGGAGCTCGGCGAGCACTCCACCCGCTGGCTGAAGGACCACCGCTGGCACTTCGCCCTGGCCACGCTCGCCCTGTTTGCGTTCCTCTTTGTCCTGGTGAAGATCTCGGACGTGCTGCGGGCACGCCGCGCCGTGACTCAAGTACAGTAG
- a CDS encoding enolase C-terminal domain-like protein, with protein sequence MHTPLSRRSFVAALLAAPSIAKQNPNDIRVESVSTEEESYIYRTPLKFGGTVVDRVTLLNVKVTVRNRAGKTAQGFGSMPLGNVWSFPSKTLTYDQTLAAMRDLAVKARQVTADCKEYGHPVELNYLMEPEWLKAAGTSVPKLCALVTCSPFDAAIHDAYGKLNGRSTYHCYTREFLSEDLGRYLGKEFQGEYLEKYVLPDPKPRMPLYHLVGAVDPIVESDITKKIGDGLPETLPEWIAFNGLTHIKIKLNGDNETWDRDRILKVDRVATESMVKRGTKQWFYSLDFNEKCPNVAYLMAVLRQVEEKSPAGFARIQYVEQPTARDLKTHRTNVMHEASKLRPVVIDESLTDLENLMLAREMGYTGAALKACKGQAQALLMAAAAQKWKMFLCVQDLTCPGASLIHSAGLAAHVPGVAAIEANARQYVPVANKAWESKFPGIFVVKDGYVKTGTLTGAGLGAVS encoded by the coding sequence ATGCACACTCCTCTCAGCCGTCGCTCCTTCGTCGCAGCCCTGCTCGCGGCCCCGTCGATCGCCAAGCAGAACCCCAACGACATCCGCGTGGAGAGCGTCAGCACAGAGGAGGAGAGCTACATCTACCGCACCCCGCTGAAGTTCGGCGGCACCGTGGTCGACCGCGTCACCCTGCTCAACGTCAAAGTGACCGTACGCAACCGCGCCGGCAAAACGGCCCAGGGCTTCGGCTCCATGCCGCTCGGCAACGTCTGGAGCTTCCCGTCCAAGACCCTCACCTACGACCAGACCCTCGCCGCCATGCGCGACCTGGCCGTGAAAGCCCGCCAGGTCACAGCGGACTGCAAGGAGTACGGCCATCCCGTCGAGCTGAACTACCTCATGGAGCCCGAGTGGCTCAAAGCGGCCGGCACGTCGGTCCCCAAACTCTGCGCCCTGGTCACCTGCAGCCCGTTCGACGCCGCCATCCACGACGCCTACGGCAAGCTGAACGGCCGCTCCACCTATCACTGTTACACCCGCGAATTCCTCTCGGAAGACCTGGGCCGCTACCTCGGCAAGGAGTTCCAGGGCGAGTACCTCGAGAAGTACGTCCTGCCCGACCCCAAGCCGCGCATGCCGCTCTATCACCTGGTGGGCGCCGTCGACCCCATCGTCGAATCGGACATCACGAAGAAAATCGGCGACGGCCTGCCCGAAACCCTGCCCGAGTGGATCGCCTTCAACGGCCTCACCCACATCAAGATCAAACTGAACGGCGACAACGAAACCTGGGATCGGGACCGCATCCTGAAAGTCGACCGGGTCGCCACCGAAAGCATGGTCAAGCGCGGCACGAAGCAGTGGTTCTACTCTTTGGACTTCAACGAGAAGTGCCCCAACGTGGCCTACCTGATGGCGGTGCTCCGCCAGGTGGAAGAGAAATCGCCCGCCGGCTTCGCCCGCATCCAGTATGTGGAGCAGCCCACCGCGCGCGACCTGAAGACCCACCGCACCAACGTGATGCACGAGGCCTCGAAGCTGCGGCCGGTGGTCATCGACGAATCCCTCACGGACCTGGAAAACCTCATGCTGGCCCGAGAGATGGGCTACACCGGAGCCGCCCTGAAAGCTTGCAAGGGCCAGGCCCAGGCGCTCCTGATGGCCGCGGCGGCGCAGAAGTGGAAGATGTTCCTGTGCGTCCAGGACCTCACCTGCCCCGGAGCCTCGCTCATCCACTCCGCCGGCCTGGCGGCCCATGTCCCCGGAGTCGCGGCCATCGAAGCCAACGCGAGGCAGTATGTCCCGGTAGCCAATAAGGCCTGGGAGAGCAAATTCCCGGGCATCTTCGTGGTGAAGGATGGCTACGTAAAAACGGGCACCCTGACCGGCGCCGGACTGGGAGCCGTAAGCTAG